Proteins encoded in a region of the Altererythrobacter ishigakiensis genome:
- a CDS encoding DUF4886 domain-containing protein gives MRSLLLALVSTLLVACTTAQAKPTNEGASTAPPEPKQPAISHLESSTPTRILFVGNSYFYYNDSLHNHVRRMTIAAGIAENDDLIFKSATIGGAALRDHAIDHLLDAQNLRVDAPFQIVIMQGGSAEPLSTTGRARFTATAAAYAAKARASGVQPMLYMTPAYVPPHQRYRPDMINDIASLYVETGNAVDALVIPVGLAFAEAYRRRPDIELHKSFDGSHPSMLGTYLAAATTFASVYSVSPVGNSYDYFGVVGTEDARFLQDVAHDTVTAFYGRDSQR, from the coding sequence ATGAGATCTTTGCTATTGGCCCTTGTTTCGACACTGTTGGTTGCTTGCACAACAGCCCAAGCAAAGCCAACGAATGAAGGCGCATCTACGGCGCCTCCAGAGCCGAAGCAGCCGGCAATCTCGCATCTTGAGAGCTCCACCCCCACGCGCATTCTCTTCGTCGGCAACAGCTACTTCTACTACAACGACAGCCTCCATAATCACGTTCGTCGTATGACAATTGCAGCCGGAATCGCGGAGAATGACGACCTGATCTTCAAATCAGCGACAATCGGCGGCGCGGCCTTGCGTGATCATGCAATCGATCACTTACTGGACGCACAAAATCTGCGTGTCGACGCACCGTTCCAGATTGTGATCATGCAGGGTGGCAGTGCAGAGCCGCTAAGTACAACTGGCAGAGCCCGCTTCACGGCAACCGCTGCCGCCTATGCAGCAAAAGCGCGTGCGAGCGGCGTACAACCCATGCTCTACATGACGCCAGCTTACGTTCCGCCCCATCAACGCTATCGACCAGACATGATCAACGATATCGCTTCGCTCTATGTTGAGACAGGCAATGCTGTAGACGCTTTGGTAATTCCGGTAGGACTTGCCTTCGCCGAAGCATATCGCCGCAGACCCGATATCGAATTGCACAAGAGCTTTGATGGTTCACATCCCAGCATGCTCGGGACCTATCTGGCCGCAGCGACCACATTTGCGAGCGTTTACAGCGTATCTCCTGTAGGAAACTCCTATGACTATTTCGGCGTCGTCGGCACAGAGGACGCGCGATTCCTGCAGGATGTCGCTCATGACACTGTTACAGCGTTCTATGGTAGGGACAGCCAACGATGA
- a CDS encoding saccharopine dehydrogenase family protein has translation MTDKTQFDLVVYGATSFVGAITAEYLLSRYGVAGELRWAIAARSKTKLADLKDQLGEGAAGLPTIIANSDDEASLTAMCAQTRLVISTVGPYALYGEKLVKVCATSGTHYCDLTGEVQWIAAMLEKYGEAARESGALIVNCCGFDSIPSDLGTHFLQNFAEKTTGGTCETVEFGVEAAKGEFSGGTVASLLNVLKEAGADPSLRKKLADPYLLCPDDYNNSARQRTEARYYSDALKSWCAPFVMAGINTRIVQRTNALQGNRYGENFRYSEYTMTGDGLRGRLGSIAMTLGMGGFMGVLALPPTRWLAEKFLPKPGEGPSKEVQKAGFFKIRLAGTTSSGEVVSVRVTGDRDPGYGSTAKMLAEAGLCILEAAETGKNAGGFWTPASLMGDTLIERLEANAGLTFEAI, from the coding sequence ATGACCGACAAAACCCAGTTTGATCTAGTCGTCTATGGCGCAACCAGTTTTGTGGGGGCGATCACAGCGGAATACCTCCTATCCAGGTACGGTGTCGCCGGCGAGTTGCGCTGGGCCATTGCAGCCCGTTCGAAAACAAAGCTCGCTGACCTCAAAGATCAATTGGGTGAGGGAGCAGCAGGCCTGCCGACGATCATCGCCAATTCGGATGATGAAGCTTCTCTCACGGCAATGTGCGCGCAAACGCGTCTCGTCATCTCGACCGTCGGCCCGTACGCGCTTTATGGCGAGAAGCTGGTCAAGGTGTGCGCCACCAGCGGCACGCATTATTGCGACCTGACAGGCGAGGTTCAGTGGATCGCTGCCATGCTGGAGAAGTATGGTGAGGCTGCGCGCGAAAGCGGGGCGTTGATCGTCAATTGCTGCGGCTTTGACTCGATACCAAGCGATCTGGGCACGCACTTTCTGCAGAACTTCGCAGAGAAGACCACCGGCGGCACCTGCGAAACAGTCGAATTCGGTGTTGAGGCGGCCAAGGGTGAGTTCAGCGGTGGCACTGTCGCTAGCCTGCTCAATGTCTTGAAGGAAGCGGGCGCTGATCCGTCCTTGCGCAAGAAGCTTGCTGATCCGTACTTGCTGTGCCCCGATGATTATAACAACAGTGCTAGGCAACGCACCGAAGCACGCTACTACAGCGACGCACTAAAGTCGTGGTGCGCTCCATTTGTCATGGCGGGGATCAACACCAGGATTGTTCAGCGTACCAACGCGCTGCAAGGCAATCGTTATGGAGAGAATTTCCGCTATTCCGAATACACCATGACCGGCGACGGCCTTAGAGGCCGGCTAGGATCGATTGCTATGACGCTGGGCATGGGTGGTTTCATGGGCGTGCTGGCCTTGCCGCCCACGCGCTGGCTGGCCGAAAAGTTTCTGCCAAAACCGGGCGAGGGACCTTCGAAGGAGGTTCAGAAAGCCGGCTTTTTCAAGATCAGGCTCGCTGGCACTACCTCAAGCGGTGAAGTCGTGAGCGTGCGGGTTACCGGCGACCGAGATCCGGGATACGGCTCCACCGCCAAGATGCTTGCCGAAGCGGGGCTGTGTATTCTCGAGGCAGCTGAAACCGGCAAGAACGCGGGCGGTTTCTGGACCCCAGCTTCGTTGATGGGCGATACCTTGATTGAGCGCCTGGAAGCGAATGCGGGGCTGACCTTCGAAGCGATTTAG
- a CDS encoding M14 family metallopeptidase has product MRWAIPAGLAALALSACAPSAQVETVPAPFAAPDNARCTGKGIAIDTDFPAGALESCTIDAAGLVTIRFAPEDEPPINCSPWYSFRVHTAMPRDVTVKLTYTACGHRYWPKSSSDGQEWKYLPKDAVELGKYSGRDQAQIKFATNGSPLFISAQEIFAPKTYDAWLDGIENHPALTRSLLGKSAEGRDIEMIRLGNSSAREHVILVGRQHPPEVTGALAMVPFIEALLDDSKLARRFRERFQVTAVPLLNPDGVVRGHWRHNTGGVDLNRDWGKFTQPETRLMGDLLARIDTDPEQQLRLFLDFHSTQRDVVYTLSKDLETNPAGFTDVWLAEYRSRVPDYEVVEEPGYSAGRGVSKNWVYDQYGVPTATFELGDETDRALIKRVSAEAARAMMATLLETPPE; this is encoded by the coding sequence ATGAGATGGGCTATTCCGGCGGGGCTTGCGGCTCTCGCGCTTAGCGCATGTGCACCATCCGCACAGGTCGAAACCGTACCGGCACCATTCGCCGCACCTGACAATGCGCGCTGCACAGGTAAAGGTATTGCCATCGACACAGACTTTCCAGCAGGCGCGTTGGAAAGCTGTACAATCGACGCTGCTGGGTTGGTCACGATCAGATTTGCGCCGGAAGACGAGCCGCCGATCAATTGTAGCCCATGGTATTCTTTTCGCGTGCACACCGCGATGCCACGCGATGTGACGGTAAAGCTTACTTACACTGCATGCGGGCATCGTTACTGGCCCAAATCGAGTTCGGACGGGCAAGAGTGGAAATATCTACCCAAAGATGCGGTCGAATTGGGGAAGTATTCTGGCCGCGATCAGGCGCAGATAAAATTCGCAACAAATGGCAGTCCGCTGTTTATCTCTGCGCAAGAGATCTTCGCTCCAAAGACATATGACGCATGGCTCGACGGGATCGAGAACCACCCTGCCCTGACACGTAGCCTGCTGGGAAAATCTGCAGAAGGCCGCGACATTGAAATGATCCGCCTAGGCAATTCGTCTGCGCGCGAGCACGTTATTCTGGTCGGACGTCAGCATCCGCCAGAAGTCACCGGTGCGCTGGCGATGGTGCCATTTATCGAAGCACTACTCGATGACAGCAAGCTTGCCCGGAGGTTCCGCGAGCGGTTCCAGGTCACGGCTGTCCCGCTGCTCAATCCCGATGGGGTTGTGCGTGGCCACTGGCGGCACAATACAGGAGGAGTCGACCTCAACCGTGATTGGGGCAAGTTCACACAGCCAGAGACGCGCCTGATGGGCGACCTCCTGGCCAGGATAGATACTGATCCTGAGCAGCAGTTGCGACTTTTCCTGGATTTTCACTCTACACAAAGAGACGTGGTCTACACTCTTTCCAAGGACTTAGAGACCAATCCAGCCGGGTTCACCGATGTATGGCTGGCCGAATACCGTTCCCGCGTTCCTGATTATGAAGTGGTGGAAGAACCCGGCTACAGCGCCGGTCGGGGCGTATCGAAGAACTGGGTCTATGATCAATACGGCGTTCCTACCGCAACATTTGAGTTGGGCGATGAAACTGACCGGGCGTTGATCAAACGGGTCAGCGCCGAGGCCGCACGAGCCATGATGGCAACCTTACTTGAAACACCGCCCGAATGA
- a CDS encoding N-acyl-D-amino-acid deacylase family protein — translation MTSARGIFALSTAVALASCQTTPPVADFADLLIMGGTLHDGSGADGRSASVLVDDGKIVRIVSVNEPLPFARKVIDARGFVIAPGFIDPHTHAGSDLASDDAKRRANLAFAFQGVTTVVVGNDGFGAPDIAAQAIAARENGIGTNVAYLAGFGPIRETVIGDANRAPTDAEIDEMRTVTRQAMCEGAWGLSTGLYYVPQNYAATDEVTELAKEVSALGGYYDTHMRDESTYNITVEGALAETLQIGRGAQIPVHIAHIKALGPAVWGHSAQMIAMIEAARAAGQRVTADQYPWEASGTRVSNALVPRWALEGGLDALRERLRDPGQAARIREGIAKAYERRGGAGCLLITGPLHGAEVSVGGTLAEIAKKQAIDPVDAAISILMEGDARVASFNMSAADIAKFAAQDWVVTGSDGSTGHPRKYGSFPKAYQDLVNGDVRMSMARFVQRSSAQTADIIGLTDRGRIAAGLAADVVVFDPDEFAPRATYQSPRELSVGVRHLLINGELVVSDGEYTGALPGLPLLKEASC, via the coding sequence ATGACCAGCGCGCGTGGAATATTCGCGCTTAGCACGGCGGTGGCACTGGCGAGCTGCCAGACGACACCCCCGGTGGCCGATTTTGCTGATCTGCTGATAATGGGGGGAACCCTGCATGACGGCAGCGGCGCCGATGGACGGAGTGCCTCGGTGCTTGTCGACGATGGGAAAATTGTCCGCATTGTCTCGGTGAACGAACCCCTGCCGTTTGCCAGAAAAGTCATCGACGCGCGCGGCTTTGTGATCGCTCCCGGCTTCATCGATCCGCATACGCACGCGGGCAGCGATCTCGCGTCGGACGACGCAAAGCGCCGTGCGAATTTGGCTTTTGCCTTCCAAGGCGTGACAACCGTCGTCGTGGGCAATGACGGGTTTGGTGCGCCCGATATTGCGGCACAGGCCATTGCAGCAAGGGAAAATGGTATCGGCACGAACGTAGCCTATCTGGCTGGCTTCGGGCCCATCCGAGAGACCGTGATTGGCGATGCAAATCGCGCGCCCACGGATGCTGAAATCGACGAGATGCGTACGGTAACCAGACAGGCGATGTGCGAGGGCGCGTGGGGGCTATCTACCGGCCTCTACTACGTGCCGCAAAACTATGCCGCCACCGATGAAGTTACTGAATTGGCCAAGGAAGTGAGCGCACTGGGCGGTTATTATGACACGCATATGCGCGATGAGAGCACGTACAACATCACCGTCGAGGGCGCATTGGCCGAAACATTGCAGATTGGGCGTGGCGCGCAAATCCCGGTTCATATCGCACATATCAAAGCGCTTGGTCCCGCAGTTTGGGGCCATTCAGCCCAGATGATAGCAATGATCGAAGCGGCTCGGGCTGCGGGGCAACGTGTCACCGCCGATCAATATCCTTGGGAAGCCTCCGGAACTCGGGTTAGCAACGCTCTGGTTCCCCGTTGGGCGCTTGAAGGCGGGTTGGATGCTTTGCGCGAGCGGTTGCGCGATCCTGGACAGGCGGCGCGCATCCGCGAAGGAATTGCCAAAGCCTACGAACGACGTGGAGGTGCTGGCTGCCTACTGATTACTGGCCCGCTGCACGGTGCCGAAGTGTCTGTGGGAGGCACGCTAGCCGAAATTGCCAAAAAGCAAGCAATCGACCCGGTGGACGCAGCGATTTCGATACTGATGGAAGGTGACGCACGCGTCGCCTCTTTCAACATGAGTGCGGCAGACATCGCAAAATTTGCTGCGCAGGACTGGGTCGTCACTGGTTCCGACGGGTCAACTGGACACCCCCGAAAATACGGCAGCTTTCCCAAGGCTTATCAGGATCTTGTAAATGGCGATGTGAGGATGAGCATGGCACGTTTCGTGCAGCGCAGCAGCGCGCAGACGGCCGACATTATCGGTCTGACGGACCGCGGACGCATAGCGGCAGGCTTGGCTGCTGACGTTGTCGTCTTTGATCCGGATGAGTTCGCACCGCGCGCCACTTATCAATCACCGCGCGAATTGTCGGTGGGCGTGCGTCATCTTTTGATAAATGGAGAGTTGGTCGTCAGCGATGGCGAATATACCGGGGCCTTGCCAGGCTTACCGCTGCTCAAAGAAGCTAGCTGCTGA
- a CDS encoding SLC13 family permease, with the protein MNTSLPESRGINLVGLVAGIIVFALFYLLFSPADLERPAQIVAAVGAMMAIWWATEAIPLPATALLPIIAFPLAGVMSIAEATAPYANPIIFLFLGGFLVALAVERSQLHRRIALAIFRLVGSSGKGLVAGFMLAAALLSMWISNTSTTLMLFPIAVSLALVVGETSPGLTQKAKHDFQIALLLGLAYGASIGGVATLVGTPTNAFMVGFLQSEYNLEIPFARWMIIGIPISLILLPLGWLMLTQFLFPISFASSQETRAELDRRHAELGTMSTAEKRTAILFLLLIAGWVLRKPISSSLGLEGLSDAGVAMTAALLAFLIPSGTDRHALVTWEDTKRLPWGVLILFGGGLSLAGALSSTGLTLWLGQQMAPLGVINPMLLVVALTSLVIFLTELTSNVATTATLLPVVAALAIELGVDPLMLVVPVTIAASCAFMLPVATPPNAIVFSSGEIQIREMMRAGLWLNIVSIALVSAVALWFVPAVL; encoded by the coding sequence ATGAACACTAGCCTACCGGAGAGCCGCGGTATCAACTTAGTCGGTCTAGTCGCCGGGATCATTGTGTTCGCACTGTTCTATCTTCTGTTCAGCCCTGCCGATTTGGAACGGCCGGCACAAATCGTTGCCGCAGTTGGCGCAATGATGGCCATCTGGTGGGCAACAGAGGCGATTCCTCTGCCAGCAACGGCATTGCTTCCGATCATTGCTTTTCCGCTAGCGGGGGTGATGAGTATTGCTGAAGCTACAGCGCCCTATGCAAATCCGATCATATTTCTGTTTCTAGGTGGCTTTCTAGTTGCTCTGGCAGTTGAAAGGAGTCAGTTGCATCGCCGCATTGCCTTAGCAATCTTTCGTCTTGTTGGCAGTAGCGGCAAAGGTCTCGTGGCTGGGTTCATGTTGGCCGCGGCATTGCTAAGTATGTGGATCTCAAACACTTCGACAACGCTGATGCTGTTTCCCATCGCTGTCTCGCTGGCTTTGGTTGTCGGCGAGACATCGCCTGGGCTGACCCAAAAGGCCAAGCACGATTTTCAAATTGCGCTGCTTCTCGGGCTTGCTTACGGCGCATCAATTGGTGGCGTTGCAACACTAGTAGGTACGCCCACCAATGCATTCATGGTTGGCTTCCTCCAGAGCGAGTACAACCTTGAAATCCCCTTTGCCCGATGGATGATAATCGGAATCCCTATTTCACTAATACTGCTGCCACTCGGCTGGCTTATGCTTACGCAATTCCTGTTTCCGATTAGCTTTGCTTCTTCGCAAGAGACTCGCGCAGAGCTGGATAGGCGTCACGCGGAGCTTGGAACCATGTCGACCGCCGAGAAGCGGACGGCTATTCTCTTCTTATTGCTGATAGCTGGCTGGGTTCTGCGCAAGCCGATCAGCAGTTCGCTGGGTCTCGAGGGCTTAAGCGATGCCGGCGTCGCGATGACTGCCGCTTTGCTCGCATTTCTGATCCCAAGTGGAACCGACCGTCATGCTTTGGTCACTTGGGAGGACACCAAGCGCTTGCCTTGGGGTGTGCTAATCCTTTTTGGTGGTGGACTATCACTAGCAGGCGCGCTGTCATCTACTGGCCTGACATTGTGGCTGGGGCAGCAAATGGCACCGCTGGGTGTGATCAATCCGATGCTATTGGTTGTGGCACTAACCAGTTTAGTCATCTTCCTGACTGAACTGACCAGTAATGTCGCAACAACGGCCACGCTTCTGCCTGTCGTAGCTGCGCTCGCCATCGAACTTGGCGTTGATCCGTTGATGTTGGTTGTCCCAGTAACGATAGCAGCCAGCTGCGCCTTTATGCTACCCGTCGCGACGCCTCCTAATGCAATCGTCTTCAGCAGTGGTGAGATTCAGATCCGCGAAATGATGCGAGCCGGACTTTGGCTCAATATTGTCTCAATCGCGCTGGTATCTGCGGTGGCGCTCTGGTTTGTGCCAGCAGTGCTTTAG
- a CDS encoding N-acyl-D-amino-acid deacylase family protein has product MAHYDLVIRGGEIVDGSGSRPFQGDLAIKSGKIVAMGKIEDEGAEEINGTGRIVTPGFVDVHTHYDGQSIWGQELSPSSSHGVTTVVMGNCGVGFAPCRKEDHDLLINVMEGVEDIPGVVMAEGLPWDWETFPEYLDRLDTGQRDIDVAAYLPHSPLRVYAMGERGANREAATDEDLAKMRALATEAVKAGALGFATSRLSIHKTADGGSIPSFETDVKELSEICNGLADAGSGTFQIVLDAFQGWDKEYPVIEAVVAASGRPATFTLASGNDAPPRWRKVLEMMEQTNLTGGHVTAQVMPRPIGLIAGLELTVHPFVLCPSWSKIADLSIEEQIVAMRDPDLRTALLSEEFGEGHPFNELARNWEWLFPLDDPPDYAPPKSLSMADQARAKGCTPQEIAYDRLLETDGKGFFLAALGNYENASLESAYTMLSHEHCIPALGDGGAHYGAICDASYSTYLLSEFVSGKNREGLSFDLPAAVHMLSAKAARAVGLNDRGILAVGAKADINVIDMERLRLHLPEVVRDLPAGGRRLTQRATGYDATIVSGQVIRRFDVSTGALPGKLVRGAQHQ; this is encoded by the coding sequence GTGGCACATTATGATCTTGTAATTCGTGGCGGAGAAATCGTTGACGGAAGCGGCTCAAGACCATTCCAGGGCGATCTTGCGATCAAAAGCGGCAAGATTGTTGCCATGGGCAAAATCGAAGACGAAGGCGCTGAGGAAATCAACGGAACGGGCCGAATAGTCACGCCCGGCTTTGTCGATGTGCATACGCACTATGATGGACAATCAATTTGGGGGCAGGAGTTGAGTCCTTCCTCGTCGCACGGTGTGACAACGGTCGTCATGGGAAATTGCGGTGTCGGCTTTGCTCCCTGCCGAAAGGAAGATCACGATCTGCTGATCAATGTGATGGAGGGCGTAGAGGACATTCCCGGCGTCGTAATGGCAGAGGGACTGCCGTGGGATTGGGAAACCTTCCCGGAATATCTAGACAGGCTTGATACTGGTCAGCGCGACATCGACGTGGCCGCCTATCTTCCGCACAGCCCCCTCCGCGTTTACGCAATGGGCGAAAGAGGCGCGAACCGTGAAGCTGCAACTGACGAAGATCTTGCCAAGATGCGCGCCCTTGCAACCGAAGCGGTCAAAGCTGGCGCATTGGGCTTTGCGACCTCCCGACTATCGATCCACAAGACTGCTGACGGCGGGAGCATCCCGAGCTTCGAAACCGACGTCAAAGAACTGTCAGAGATTTGTAATGGCCTTGCCGATGCAGGAAGCGGTACCTTCCAAATTGTGCTCGATGCATTTCAGGGATGGGATAAGGAGTATCCCGTCATCGAAGCAGTCGTTGCGGCCAGCGGAAGGCCCGCGACCTTTACGCTAGCATCCGGCAACGATGCGCCTCCCCGCTGGCGCAAGGTTCTGGAGATGATGGAGCAAACCAACCTCACGGGCGGTCATGTAACGGCACAGGTCATGCCGCGCCCGATCGGATTGATTGCGGGCTTGGAACTGACTGTTCATCCCTTTGTGCTATGCCCAAGCTGGTCAAAGATCGCTGACCTTTCGATTGAAGAACAGATCGTAGCGATGCGCGATCCGGACCTGCGCACAGCGCTTCTGTCCGAAGAATTTGGTGAAGGTCATCCCTTCAATGAGCTGGCGCGCAACTGGGAATGGCTTTTCCCGCTGGACGATCCGCCTGACTATGCCCCGCCCAAGTCGCTCAGCATGGCTGATCAGGCTCGAGCCAAAGGCTGTACGCCTCAGGAAATCGCATACGATCGCTTGCTTGAGACGGACGGCAAAGGCTTCTTCCTTGCCGCACTCGGCAATTACGAAAACGCCAGCCTTGAAAGCGCGTACACCATGCTCAGCCATGAGCACTGTATTCCTGCTCTGGGCGATGGTGGAGCGCACTACGGCGCGATCTGTGATGCCAGCTACTCAACCTATCTGCTGTCCGAATTTGTAAGCGGTAAAAACCGTGAAGGGTTGAGCTTCGATCTGCCCGCAGCTGTTCATATGCTATCAGCAAAGGCAGCCCGGGCAGTGGGTCTCAATGATCGCGGGATACTGGCTGTTGGTGCGAAGGCTGATATCAACGTGATTGATATGGAGCGTCTGCGGCTTCATTTGCCAGAGGTGGTGCGCGACCTGCCAGCGGGCGGACGGCGCTTGACTCAACGTGCGACAGGATATGACGCTACGATTGTCTCAGGTCAGGTAATCCGCAGATTTGATGTTTCGACCGGGGCCTTACCAGGAAAGTTGGTGCGCGGCGCTCAGCACCAATAA